In Sorghum bicolor cultivar BTx623 chromosome 8, Sorghum_bicolor_NCBIv3, whole genome shotgun sequence, one genomic interval encodes:
- the LOC8058145 gene encoding receptor-like protein 12, protein MLLILLQIHTAYMLAVTTVNSTSLSASPPVRCLLDQASALLELKESFNTTGGDSTTFLTWTAETDCCSWHGVSCGSGSAGGHVTSLNLGGRQLQASGLDPALFRLTSLKHLDLSGNDFSVSQLPATGFERLTQLTHLDLSDTNFAGPVPASIGRLKSLIFLDLSTSFYAHDFDDENRLTNFTSDYLWQLSVPNMETLLADLTNLEVIRLGMVNLSGNGAQWCNYLARFSPKLKVLSLPYCLLPGPICRSLSALTSLTVIELHYNHLSGPVPEFLVGFSNLTVLQLSTNKFEGYFPSIIFKHKKLQTIDLSRNPGISGVLPAFSQDSSLEKLFLNDTKFSGTIPSSISNLKSLKMLGLGARGFSGVLPSSIGKIPPQISNLTRLQVLLLQSNNFEASCRMSSFPSFLRHLDYITGLDLSDNQIYGAIPQWIWGILNGSYMLLLNVSHNKFTSIGSEEPLLPVDIEYFDLSFNNFSGPIPIPRDGSVTLDYSSNQFSSMPDFSNYLSSTLFLKASRNSLSENISQSICGAVRSLLLIDLSYNKLSGSIPPCLLEDASALQVLSLQGNRFVGELPDNISKGCALEALDLSGNLIDGRLPRSLVSCRNLEILDIGSNQISDSFPCWMSTLPKLQVLILKSNKFTGQLLDPSYNTHNANECEFTQLRIVDMASNNLSGTLSAEWFKMLKSMKTRSDNETLVMENQYYHVQPYQFTVAITYKGYQRTISKILTTLVLIDISKNSFYGTIPEDVGDLLLLSGLNMSHNTLEGPIPVQFGRLKQLESLDLSSNELSGEIPQELASLNFLSVLNLSYNMLVGRIPESSQFSTFPNSSFLGNTCLCGPPMSKQCSNTTETILPQASEKDSKHVLMFMFTALGFGVFFSITVIVIWGSHSRKQNLTPES, encoded by the exons ATGCTGCTCATACTTCTACAAATCCACACTGCATACATGCTTGCTGTGACGACGGTAAACAGCACCTCATTGTCTGCGTCTCCACCAGTTCGGTGCCTCCTCGATCAGGCCTCCGCGCTCCTCGAGCTGAAGGAGTCGTTCAACACTACTGGCGGCGATTCCACCACCTTCCTGACATGGACTGCCGAGACAGACTGCTGCAGCTGGCATGGTGTCAGCTGTGGCAGTGGCAGCGCTGGTGGCCATGTAACCTCCCTCAACCTGGGTGGTCGGCAGCTGCAAGCCAGTGGTCTCGACCCTGCACTGTTCAGACTAACATCGCTGAAGCACCTCGACCTCTCCGGCAACGACTTCAGCGTGTCCCAGCTCCCTGCTACTGGGTTCGAGCGGCTCACGCAGCTCACACATCTCGACCTCTCCGACACCAACTTTGCCGGGCCTGTACCAGCTAGCATCGGCCGCCTCAAAAGCCTCATCTTCCTCGACCTCTCTACCAGCTTCTATGCCCATGATTTCGACGATGAGAACAGGTTAACAAATTTCACCTCAGATTACCTTTGGCAGCTCTCAGTGCCAAACATGGAGACCTTACTTGCAGACCTCACAAACCTGGAGGTGATCAGGCTGGGCATGGTGAATCTGTCTGGTAATGGAGCCCAATGGTGCAACTATTTGGCCAGGTTCAGTCCTAAACTTAAGGTCCTCAGCTTGCCATACTGCTTGTTACCAGGTCCTATATGTAGATCACTGTCAGCCTTGACATCTCTCACAGTCATCGAGCTTCATTATAATCACTTGTCTGGTCCAGTGCCAGAGTTCTTGGTTGGTTTTTCCAACCTCACTGTTCTTCAGCTGTCGACAAATAAGTTTGAAGGATATTTCCCTTCCATCATCTTCAAACACAAGAAGTTACAAACAATTGACCTCTCCAGGAATCCTGGGATCTCTGGTGTTCTGCCGGCTTTCTCACAGGACAGTAGCTTGGAGAAATTATTTCTTAACGACACAAAATTCTCAGGAACCATACCTAGTtccataagcaatctcaagtcTCTAAAGATGCTGGGCCTTGGTGCTCGTGGCTTTTCTGGAGTACTTCCCTCGTCGATAG GGAAGATACCTCCACAGATATCAAATTTGACTAGACTACAAGTTCTGCTACTCCAGTCAAACAATTTTGAAG CATCTTGCAGAATGTCTAGCTTCCCCAGCTTCTTGAGGCATCTTGATTACATCACTGGTCTTGACCTCTCTGATAACCAAATCTATGGGGCAATACCTCAGTGGATATGGGGGATACTGAATGGATCTTACATGTTACTCCTGAACGTATCACATAATAAGTTTACAAGTATTGGATCTGAAGAACCTTTGCTTCCAGTTGATATAGAATACTTTGATCTGAGTTTCAATAATTTCAGTGGGCCCATACCTATACCAAGGGATGGCAGCGTTACACTTGACTACTCAAGCAACCAGTTCTCATCCATGCCTGATTTCTCTAATTACCTCAGTAGTACCCTCTTTCTAAAGGCCTCCAGAAATAGCCTTTCTGAAAATATTTCACAATCAATTTGTGGTGCAGTTAGGAGTTTACTTCTCATTGATCTTTCTTATAACAAGTTAAGTGGTTCAATCCCACCTTGTTTACTAGAGGATGCCAGTGCATTACAAGTATTAAGTCTTCAAGGAAACAGATTTGTTGGAGAATTACCTGATAACATTAGCAAAGGTTGTGCACTTGAGGCATTAGATCTCAGTGGCAATTTGATTGACGGGAGATTACCAAGATCTCTAGTTTCTTGCAGGAACCTGGAGATCCTTGACATTGGAAGCAATCAGATTAGTGACTCTTTCCCATGTTGGATGAGTACACTTCCTAAACTTCAAGTCCTTATTCTCAAGTCTAACAAGTTCACTGGGCAGTTGCTGGATCCTTCATATAATACGCACAATGCAAATGAATGTGAATTTACACAACTGCGAATTGTTGACATGGCCTCAAACAACTTGAGTGGCACATTGTCAGCAGAATGGTTTAAGATGCTCAAGTCCATGAAGACCAGATCTGATAATGAGACATTAGTCATGGAAAATCAATATTACCATGTGCAACCATACCAGTTTACGGTTGCAATTACATACAAAGGTTATCAGAGAACCATCTCCAAGATCTTGACGACACTTGTGCTAATAGATATCTCAAAAAATTCGTTTTATGGTACCATCCCTGAGGATGTTGGGGATCTTTTGCTGCTTAGTGGTCTCAACATGTCTCATAATACTTTAGAAGGGCCAATTCCCGTTCAATTTGGCAGATTAAAGCAACTTGAGTCATTAGACCTCTCTTCAAATGAGCTTTCCGGGGAGATCCCACAGGAGCTAGCATCGCTGAACTTCCTTTCGGTACTGAATCTGTCCTATAACATGTTGGTTGGACGAATACCAGAGTCATCTCAGTTCTCCACATTTCCCAATAGCTCTTTTTTGGGAAACACTTGTTTGTGTGGACCTCCAATGTCTAAACAATGCAGCAATACAACAGAAACAATCTTGCCACAGGCTTCAGAGAAGGACTCCAAACATGTCTTAATGTTCATGTTCACAGCATTGGGATTTGGTGTCTTCTTTTCAATTACAGTCATAGTGATATGGGGAAGCCACAGTCGAAAGCAAAACTTGACTCCTGAATCTTAA